Proteins found in one Planococcus citri chromosome 2, ihPlaCitr1.1, whole genome shotgun sequence genomic segment:
- the LOC135833822 gene encoding NADH dehydrogenase [ubiquinone] 1 alpha subcomplex assembly factor 2 — MSKRNLLATVWNSFVKSFKVQPQRLLGEFKGEDYLGNKYYELPPDPRGGRSRSSRWFESESGDLDQQLPPEWTAWLRRRREDAPTDEEIIRNLATARLKTRNASKNVGSKSEKSSSTRSAYPSSFPDYGDEYEKFPGQHSDDRR, encoded by the coding sequence ATGTCGAAGCGTAATTTGCTAGCAACTGTATGGAATTCGTTCGTTAAATCTTTCAAAGTGCAACCGCAGCGATTACTCGGCGAATTCAAAGGAGAAGATTATTTGGGTAATAAATATTACGAATTGCCGCCAGATCCTCGCGGCGGTCGATCAAGATCGAGCAGATGGTTCGAATCCGAGTCGGGAGATTTGGACCAACAATTGCCACCCGAATGGACGGCGTGGTTGAGACGCCGAAGAGAAGATGCGCCTACCGACGAGGAAATAATTCGCAATTTAGCCACTGCCCGATTGAAGACGCGCAATGCTTCTAAAAATGTCGGATCTAAAAGCGAGAAATCGTCGTCTACACGGTCGGCATACCCTTCGTCGTTCCCGGATTACGGAGACGAATATGAAAAGTTTCCCGGACAACATAGCGACGATAGAAGATGA
- the LOC135833818 gene encoding uncharacterized protein LOC135833818 → MLLMRRVHVEAVAVALRLATATSSSLKKCRYHSSVNVGLCIRIWLVFLMCSQVDCAQMRHHAAKDNRCHMLKKPGCDVSLYKISDFEEAGWFYHAPFKSCRPFYAAAAAPDSRSLCAQNRDLPLTKEECEELCGEYCKLPDGTLGVCMLEGSCNIEIPTSWNPRPCRAHNVQCCPKIRREAYP, encoded by the exons ATGTTACTAATGCGTCGAGTGCATGTGGAAGCGGTTGCGGTGGCTCTACGTCTAGCTACagctacgtcgtcgtcgttgaaaaaatgtcgctaCCATTCCAGCGTCAACGTAGGCCTATGCATACGCATATGGTTAGTTTTTCTCATGTGTAGCCAGGTCGACTGCGCTCAAATGCGTCACCACGCGGCCAAAG ACAACCGTTGCCATATGCTGAAGAAACCCGGTTGCGACGTGTCTTTGTACAAAATATCGGATTTCGAAGAAGCCGGTTGGTTTTATCACGCGCCTTTCAAATCGTGCCGGCCATTCTacgcggcggcggcggcgccaGATAGCCGATCATTATGCGCTCAAAATCGAGATTTACCTTTGACTAAAGAAGAATGCGAAGAACTTTGCG GAGAGTATTGTAAATTACCAGACGGAACGTTGGGCGTTTGTATGCTGGAAGGAAGTTGCAACATTGAAATACCCACCTCGTGGAATCCCAGACCATGCCGAGCGCATAATGTCCAATGCTGTCCAAAAATTAGGCGCGAAGCGTACCCTTAG
- the LOC135833807 gene encoding zinc finger CCHC domain-containing protein 7-like produces the protein MARKRGRGSGIRGGISKPSISRIKNPTICKQLIHSNSRKVAKTTSTRSSKKKRRRKTQLRDGEADQNPSTKEVVSQSVSSKITETESSRVFIAVKEIENDTSGSFDRCTDGVRTKREFATAGELAETEPSTVSGAEQDVDEDEKLPPPPPPTTTRSTNDFPKSWTEEMIRYYFEPDEERKNFDHVGIMNDIEYKASDWRISDADRTECRKRKEFFLRCAKCNQKGHTKKECKKNVVCYVCGEFNHYFSQCPNALCLSCGRATKQFIDNCRRCRKIASSRQKCALCGQVWHEENLCPSKWRKYLTVTRTTSEAAMRLNRKKCCYNCAQRGHFGFECPLVLQSDYPPENPLKTAFPLTQPQSQRYQDDASGDAAMDCDRSVVGRCTSENGENTPHFGGGGGGGGGNGNDNLDLAHVHVILLAKQTSDILSSELGKRFLAQLSRSTNIRIELFCGKQPYVKLFGDDEIVDYCKCQLLKWKTS, from the exons ATGGCGCGTAAGAGGGGCCGTGGTTCGGGCATTCGAGGAGGAATTTCCAAGCCGTCGATAAGTCGTATAAAGAATCCGACCATTTGTAAACAGTTGATACATTCGAATAGCCGTAAAGTGGCGAAGACGACCTCGACGCGATCGTCCAAAAAGAAAAGACGCCGTAAAACGCAGCTGCGAGATGGCGAAGCCGATCAAAATCCGAGTACGAAAGAGGTCGTCTCTCAATCCGTCTCGTCGAAAATAACCGAAACCGAGTCTAGTCGCGTTTTTATCGCCgtaaaagaaatcgaaaatgatACGTCCGGCAGTTTTGATCGTTGTACCGATGGTGTGCGAACGAAACGAGAATTCGCAACAGCGGGCGAACTCGCGGAAACAGAACCTTCGACAGTCTCAGGCGCTGAACAGGATGTCGACGAAGACGAAAAattgccgccgccgccgccgccgacaACGACGAGGTCAACGAACGATTTTCCGAAATCGTGGACCGAGGAGATGATACGATATTACTTCGAACCCGACGAAGAACGTAAAAACTTCGATCACGTTGGAATAATGAACGACATCGAAT ATAAGGCTTCCGATTGGCGGATTAGCGATGCGGATCGAACGGAAtgtcgaaaaagaaaagaattttttctgCGCTGTGCGAAATGTAATCAGAAAGGTCATACCAAgaaagaatgcaaaaaaaatgtcgtttgtTACGTGTGCGGAGAATTCAATCACTACTTTTCGCAGTGTCCGAACGCGCTGTGCTTGTCC TGCGGAAGAGCTACCAAACAGTTCATCGATAATTGCCGGCGGTGTCGTAAAATAGCGAGTAGTCGTCAAAAGTGTGCGTTATGCGGTCAAGTATGGCACGAAGAAAATCTCTGTCCCTCCAAGTGGCGCAAGTATTTG ACGGTGACTCGAACAACTAGCGAGGCTGCGATGCGattaaataggaaaaaatgttGTTACAATTGCGCGCAACGGGGTCATTTCGGATTCGAATGTCCGCTGGTTTTGCAATCAGACTATCCGCCCGAGAATCCGTTGAAAACTGCTTTCCCTCTGACACAACCGCAGTCGCAACGTTACCAAGATGATGCCAGCGGCGACGCTGCGATGGATTGCGACCGCAGCGTCGTCGGTCGCTGTACTTccgaaaatggcgaaaatacGCCTCActtcggcggcggcggcggcggcggcggtggcaaCGGCAACGACAACCTCGACCTAGCTCACGTTCACGTCATCTTGCTCGCCAAACAGACGTCCGACATTCTGTCCTCGGAGCTGGGAAAACGTTTTCTCGCGCAGTTGTCGCGCAGTACCAATATTCGCATAGAGTTGTTTTGCGGAAAACAACCTTACGTCAAATTATTTGGCGACGATGAAATCGTCGACTATTGTAAATGTCAACTATTGAAATGGAAAACTTCGTAA